A region from the Pseudomonas promysalinigenes genome encodes:
- the cspD gene encoding cold shock domain-containing protein CspD, translated as MASGKVKWFNNAKGYGFVNEEGKSEDLFAHYTAIMMDGYKTLKAGQCVEFEIVQGPKGLHAIKIMDAAAAAAAKTVGRAEGETVQI; from the coding sequence ATGGCAAGCGGTAAAGTCAAGTGGTTCAACAACGCCAAGGGCTACGGATTCGTCAATGAAGAGGGCAAATCCGAGGACTTGTTCGCCCACTATACGGCGATCATGATGGACGGCTACAAGACGCTCAAAGCTGGCCAGTGCGTGGAATTCGAGATCGTTCAAGGCCCCAAGGGCCTGCATGCGATCAAGATCATGGACGCAGCCGCAGCCGCAGCCGCCAAAACGGTTGGCCGAGCCGAGGGCGAGACCGTACAAATCTGA
- the clpS gene encoding ATP-dependent Clp protease adapter ClpS, with product MHAPSEIRLTFNQDRPQSNEDDGSGLAVQEAKPILQAPPMYKVVLFNDDYTPMDFVVEVLETFFSLNRELATKIMLTVHTEGRAVCGLFTRDIAETKAMQVNQYARESQHPLLCEIEKDG from the coding sequence ATGCATGCACCTAGCGAGATTCGACTAACATTCAATCAGGATCGCCCGCAATCGAATGAGGATGACGGCTCAGGGCTTGCAGTTCAGGAAGCCAAGCCGATCCTGCAGGCGCCACCGATGTACAAGGTGGTTTTATTCAACGATGACTACACGCCAATGGATTTCGTCGTCGAAGTGCTCGAAACGTTCTTCAGTTTGAACCGCGAGCTGGCGACCAAGATCATGCTGACCGTCCACACCGAAGGGCGGGCAGTGTGCGGATTGTTTACCCGTGACATCGCCGAAACGAAGGCCATGCAGGTCAACCAATACGCCAGGGAAAGCCAGCATCCGCTACTCTGTGAAATCGAGAAGGACGGTTAA